AAATGATTGGTacgaacatttaaaaaaattaaaaatagtcCCCAGGTTTAAAGAGATGGTTAATGATTCCATCAAATAACCTTTTATCTTTCATGCGATGAACAGCAAAAACTGTGAGTTAAGGTGCattattgtttaatattttacCCAAAAAGAACTATTAGTTCGGTCTGATAAACAAGTTCTCAGGATTCTTCAGATTGCATTATTCAACAGACAAACTATTCCAAACATTTCGTTAGCACGAAAGACAATATTTTACTACAATACTTTAcatcaacaaaaaaggaagacgaTACCGTTCATAAGTAGCGATAACGCGATGCAATTGAGAACGGCTAACAGTAAACAGAAGAGATCTTCAGTGATAGCGCTGTTGAATGGTGAATCGGATGCAGATAAGGCAAATTCTACTTGTCCTCGCCGTAAAGGTCATCTCGCCGGATAGGTGTGTAAGCTGCTCTAAGCTTCGATCGAAAGACCATAATGCGACAAAAAAAGTAAACACTTACCCGCGTCTCGAACGTAGCTTCGGAAgcaaatccattttttttctggccGGAGAGAGTTTTCTGAAAAACACAAAGGTCAATTTAATGTTAAAATAATGCTCGTAATCCCAGGCTTCTTCTCGGATCATAGACAGACCCAAGAAAACGATGGGAATCAAAGTAAACGTTAATGTAACCACCTTATCCACACTGGTAGGCGTAGTAGCGCCTTTGATCACTTCTGtggttgccgctgccgcttttTTCGAGCGAAAAATGGTATTAACCCACTTTGAGATCCCCATAATGATTTGTCCGCAAGAACGGTTTGTTAGACTCAGATCCACTTCCTAAAGCGTGGATTGCTTTTTTATCTACCGAACAGAGCGCAGGACCAAATGAACGTGTAACTGTAGTGACTTTATCATTTGATATGGAATATATCATTATGCAATCACAAATAAGGAAGCACCCCGATAGGGAAGGACGTGAAGGATATTTTCTTTCGATCGTTTATGCTAAAACCACGAAGCACACCACGAACTGTATTCACTATCAGTATTATCAGTATTACTCACCAAATTGCTAAACAAACTTCGATTCGATACCGATTTCGCTACGTTCGAGAGCATTTTCGAGATTTTACGGCGGCGGATGACGAAAAATCTTCAACTTttgttttcacaatttttttGCGTCAGCGGTGTCTTGAGTATACGTCAATTtctgctcgactgctcgagTACTCCTTGAGTCCACAATGCTGCACATTAGTGTAGCCCAGCCAGCATTTTtagtgtgtgtgagggaggtAGGACGAAAAATTTGTCTAAGGAGAGAAGGGGACAGCAATAACTGACAGCTGACAGCAAATGCTGTCTGTTGGTAGGCAGCCGCGGCGAGCTCTCGTATCTCACCTgtatgagcgagcgagaaagagaatagCGGTTGCTTTTTCTCGCAATAGATCGAGGCTTCGGAGACCGTTTGAAACTtttttagtttcttttttccgcttattttgaatttaaaatgCAACATGACCAAATTGACTGGCAAATAAACTTTATCTTTTTATGTGTTATTCCAACCAATTGTTAATTAAAAGGTCCTTCAAAAGGATTTCATCCAAATAGACCAAACATGAACCGCTTCGGTGTGTGTTCACGTTTTGATTCGTCCACCAAATACTTGTTCTCCGTTTCCTTAAACCAGTCACGATGCGCGTACAATTTTTCTTTGAACGATTCTGAAACGATGGTAGGCGAGTTTAGAAAACCCGACTATTTGTGAGTTATTTTAACTATACTTACTATCCATATCCTCAAACGTGCCAGCCTTTCCCCCGTATTCGTTGGGTAGGCTCTCCAGGGGGATGGCACTGTGCAGAGTGTCGGTAGTCATGTGCATATTTATCATTTCTTGTACATCTTTGCGCAGGAAGGGCCTCACAAGAAACATTAGACGGTTTATAAGCGGGCTCACATTGATGAAGTGAATTTGCTTCAGACGAATCGGAAGAGCTTCCTGAAAATAGAAACTTTGTTTTTTTACTGCTCCCATGCTGAACTTTGTAATGTGTCCCGTATGCATTCCTTGCATGTCTGATAACATTATGAGACCATTGGCGTTGCCTTCGAGCTTCACCCACAAATCCATGCACATCGTCA
This sequence is a window from Anopheles darlingi chromosome 3, idAnoDarlMG_H_01, whole genome shotgun sequence. Protein-coding genes within it:
- the LOC125957778 gene encoding alpha-tocopherol transfer protein-like isoform X1 — encoded protein: MQTSTDTGEDQPAEIQCWPQVNVKCLKEIKQWLIAQPHLPALEDHDIALFLHANYNNQQATQTTIENYCTSRTNYRDFFADRDVFSDPVQTALAIMMVAILPGETKEGYKMVYSRLRTTDTTHFNHPQILKTMTMCMDLWVKLEGNANGLIMLSDMQGMHTGHITKFSMGAVKKQSFYFQEALPIRLKQIHFINVSPLINRLMFLVRPFLRKDVQEMINMHMTTDTLHSAIPLESLPNEYGGKAGTFEDMDKSFKEKLYAHRDWFKETENKYLVDESKREHTPKRFMFGLFG
- the LOC125957778 gene encoding alpha-tocopherol transfer protein-like isoform X2, with amino-acid sequence MEMVAILPGETKEGYKMVYSRLRTTDTTHFNHPQILKTMTMCMDLWVKLEGNANGLIMLSDMQGMHTGHITKFSMGAVKKQSFYFQEALPIRLKQIHFINVSPLINRLMFLVRPFLRKDVQEMINMHMTTDTLHSAIPLESLPNEYGGKAGTFEDMDKSFKEKLYAHRDWFKETENKYLVDESKREHTPKRFMFGLFG